One genomic window of Streptomyces sp. WP-1 includes the following:
- a CDS encoding carbohydrate ABC transporter permease codes for MSPRRHRWPWVSYLFVVSGAVLMVVPFLDMVMTSFKGPGESGRLPYRFLPKAFGFANYRAALHQLDLPVLFRNSVTATALITGSVLLTSSLAGYALAKLRFPGRDFIFRLVLATMMFPPFLFFIPHFLILVHWPLAGGNDLLGRGGAGLTVSIVALAMPFLVNGFGIFLMRQFMVSVPDEILEAARLDGAGEFTLWWRIVLPQTGPVLVTLALLTFVDAWNEYIWALLISTADPDVMTLPVGIQLLQDYVDPTRTMPVVMAGLVLSILPVLALFLLLQKHYIRGVMLSGLK; via the coding sequence GTGAGCCCTCGTCGTCACCGGTGGCCGTGGGTGTCGTACCTCTTCGTCGTGTCCGGTGCCGTGCTCATGGTGGTGCCGTTCCTCGACATGGTGATGACGTCCTTCAAGGGGCCCGGAGAGTCGGGGAGACTGCCGTACCGCTTCCTCCCGAAGGCATTCGGCTTCGCCAACTACCGCGCGGCCCTGCACCAGTTGGACCTGCCGGTGCTGTTCCGCAACAGCGTCACCGCGACGGCCCTGATCACCGGCTCGGTGCTGCTCACCTCGTCGCTCGCCGGGTACGCGCTCGCCAAACTCCGGTTCCCGGGGCGGGACTTCATCTTCCGGCTGGTGCTGGCCACGATGATGTTCCCGCCGTTCCTCTTCTTCATCCCGCACTTCCTGATCCTGGTGCACTGGCCGCTGGCGGGCGGCAACGACCTGCTCGGGCGGGGCGGCGCGGGGCTGACCGTCAGCATCGTGGCGCTCGCGATGCCGTTCCTCGTCAACGGGTTCGGGATCTTCCTGATGCGCCAGTTCATGGTCTCCGTCCCGGACGAGATCCTGGAGGCCGCCCGCCTCGACGGCGCGGGCGAGTTCACCCTCTGGTGGCGCATCGTCCTCCCCCAGACCGGGCCGGTCCTCGTCACCCTCGCCCTGCTGACCTTCGTGGACGCCTGGAACGAGTACATCTGGGCCCTGCTGATCTCCACCGCCGACCCCGACGTGATGACCCTCCCGGTCGGCATCCAGCTCCTCCAGGACTACGTCGACCCCACCCGCACCATGCCGGTCGTCATGGCCGGCCTGGTCCTCAGCATCCTCCCGGTCCTCGCCCTCTTCCTGCTGCTCCAGAAGCACTACATCCGGGGCGTGATGCTCAGCGGCCTGAAGTGA
- a CDS encoding DUF1343 domain-containing protein: MSADGHGAVETGIARLCAAPALAGGGRAGLVGNHTTVLPGLRPAAPALAAAGLRLVALFGPEHGVDGSGQAGAGGGADRVAGLPVYDTYRCDGERLDKLLADSGVDVLVYDLQDVGARFYTYVWTMFDLMVSAARTGVRFVVADRPNPLGGTVSEGPLLDPAWASFVGRVPIPVRHGLTAGELARYFNTEAVPRRAGGPAELTVIEATGWRRAMDAGSTGLPWIAPSPNMPTPATAAVYPGTCLFEGTNLSEGRGTTQPFEIVGAPYVDARLAPALNELALPGVHFRDLRYVPTFHKHAGRSLRGVQLHVTDRAAFRPVRTAVAMLATLRRLHPDDFAWDRGDGAYAIDLLWGSDRLRDVLDAGADPLPLCDPPAPPAAWAGDDVLLYS; encoded by the coding sequence ATGAGCGCGGACGGGCATGGCGCGGTGGAGACCGGGATCGCGCGGCTGTGCGCGGCGCCCGCGCTCGCCGGGGGCGGCCGGGCCGGGCTGGTGGGGAACCACACCACGGTGCTGCCCGGTCTGCGGCCCGCCGCACCCGCGTTGGCGGCGGCGGGGCTGCGCCTTGTCGCCCTGTTCGGGCCCGAGCACGGGGTGGACGGGAGCGGTCAGGCCGGCGCCGGCGGGGGCGCGGACCGCGTCGCGGGGCTGCCGGTGTACGACACGTACCGGTGCGACGGGGAGCGGCTCGACAAGCTGCTCGCCGACAGCGGGGTCGACGTCCTCGTGTACGACCTCCAGGACGTCGGCGCCAGGTTCTACACGTACGTCTGGACGATGTTCGACCTGATGGTCTCCGCGGCCCGTACCGGTGTGCGGTTCGTGGTCGCCGACCGGCCCAACCCCCTCGGCGGGACGGTCAGCGAGGGCCCGCTGCTCGACCCCGCGTGGGCGAGCTTCGTCGGACGGGTGCCGATCCCCGTGCGGCACGGCCTGACCGCCGGGGAACTCGCCCGGTACTTCAACACCGAGGCGGTACCCCGACGCGCGGGCGGACCGGCCGAGTTGACCGTGATCGAGGCGACCGGCTGGCGGCGCGCCATGGACGCCGGGTCCACCGGGCTCCCCTGGATCGCGCCCTCGCCGAACATGCCGACCCCCGCCACCGCCGCCGTCTACCCGGGCACCTGTCTGTTCGAGGGCACCAACCTCTCCGAGGGCCGTGGCACCACTCAGCCCTTCGAGATCGTCGGCGCCCCCTACGTCGACGCCCGCCTCGCGCCCGCGCTCAACGAACTCGCCCTGCCCGGAGTGCACTTCCGTGATCTGCGCTATGTCCCCACCTTCCACAAGCACGCCGGTCGATCCCTGCGCGGGGTGCAGCTCCATGTCACCGACCGCGCCGCGTTCCGGCCCGTGCGCACCGCCGTCGCCATGCTCGCCACCCTGCGCCGCCTCCACCCCGACGACTTCGCGTGGGACCGCGGTGACGGCGCGTACGCCATCGACCTGCTCTGGGGCTCCGACCGGCTCCGGGACGTCCTCGACGCGGGGGCGGACCCGCTGCCGCTGTGCGATCCGCCCGCGCCGCCGGCCGCGTGGGCGGGCGACGACGTACTGCTGTACTCCTGA
- a CDS encoding extracellular solute-binding protein, translating into MTRPQPALKRRHFALALPSALLTAGCAAPHRGTGRPGDPIVLTLLSHYSSGALKSALQDPVDEWNATHDRVKVRTEAVEFTDLLTTFTVRQAAGQGADIIQPYCLWTGQLVRAGVLRPAPAAHTAEIRRGYSAAAVGAVSAGGRVYGYPTEVQTYALYYNARLLRAAGISRPPRTWPELTEAAERTTRRDRYGNTLVQGFGLSSYDDSTTVGQTLALLNAAGGTFVGLDGRGTAIDSPAGRAVFELEHRLVSRGASSPGVNVYQAFPAGQVAMVISAGWWTGSLKPLMGADYRDVGVAPVPVPRAGDRRATLSTGFLLGVNAASRFPREAWEFLRWLNAERTGAKGVTRMSALQVSVGSLTGRADDMRALLGRGGDPNLRPFLDALAYAVPEPNVPGAQQAKTLLRTNIEALWTGQQSVDQALRTTRRQVDQEVSRLW; encoded by the coding sequence GTGACGCGCCCCCAACCCGCCCTGAAGCGGCGGCACTTCGCGCTCGCGCTGCCCTCCGCCCTGCTCACCGCGGGCTGTGCCGCGCCGCACCGGGGCACCGGCCGCCCCGGGGATCCGATCGTGCTGACCCTGCTCTCGCACTACTCCAGCGGGGCGCTGAAGAGCGCGCTCCAGGACCCGGTGGACGAGTGGAACGCCACGCACGACCGGGTCAAGGTCCGTACGGAAGCGGTGGAGTTCACCGATCTGCTGACCACCTTCACGGTCCGGCAGGCGGCGGGGCAGGGCGCCGACATCATCCAGCCGTACTGCCTGTGGACCGGCCAGCTCGTCCGGGCCGGGGTGCTGCGGCCCGCCCCGGCCGCGCACACGGCGGAGATCCGGCGCGGCTACAGCGCGGCCGCGGTCGGCGCCGTGTCGGCCGGGGGCCGGGTCTACGGCTATCCCACCGAGGTGCAGACGTACGCCCTCTACTACAACGCGCGGCTGCTGCGCGCGGCCGGCATCTCCCGACCCCCGCGCACCTGGCCGGAGTTGACCGAGGCGGCCGAGCGCACCACCCGCCGGGACCGGTACGGCAACACGCTGGTGCAGGGGTTCGGCCTCTCCTCGTACGACGACTCCACCACCGTCGGGCAGACCCTCGCGCTGCTGAACGCCGCCGGGGGCACCTTCGTCGGCTTGGACGGCCGGGGCACCGCGATCGACTCACCGGCCGGGCGGGCGGTGTTCGAGCTGGAGCACCGCCTGGTGAGCCGGGGGGCGAGCAGCCCCGGCGTCAACGTGTACCAGGCGTTCCCCGCCGGGCAGGTGGCCATGGTGATCAGCGCGGGCTGGTGGACCGGCAGTCTGAAGCCGCTGATGGGCGCGGACTACCGGGACGTGGGCGTCGCCCCCGTACCGGTCCCCCGTGCGGGGGACCGGCGCGCCACGCTCTCCACCGGATTCCTGCTCGGGGTCAACGCGGCCAGCCGGTTCCCGCGCGAGGCCTGGGAGTTCCTGCGCTGGCTCAACGCGGAGCGGACCGGCGCGAAGGGCGTGACCCGTATGAGCGCCCTCCAGGTGTCGGTCGGCTCGCTCACCGGCCGGGCCGACGACATGCGGGCGCTGCTCGGCAGGGGCGGGGACCCGAATCTGCGGCCGTTCCTGGACGCGCTGGCGTACGCGGTGCCGGAGCCGAACGTGCCGGGCGCGCAGCAGGCGAAGACACTGCTGCGCACCAACATCGAGGCGCTGTGGACCGGTCAGCAGTCGGTCGATCAGGCGCTGCGCACCACGCGCCGGCAGGTCGATCAGGAGGTGTCGCGGCTGTGGTGA
- a CDS encoding STAS domain-containing protein gives MTAETNTRLLVEILTARREDFLAQWTRTIGDDLQGRLSLAELGYELGELYEAVLKAVSIGGLDARGEHFGETRSLLIELSRNRARQGFTPTETARSVFALKEVLEPSLTGETASARAYLQFARLLDDLGLLTTEAYVRTREEIISSQAEQLLELSTPVVKLWDGVVGVPLVGTLDSARTQVVMEKLLQTLVDTDSTHAIIDITGVPTVDTQVAQHLLKTVVAARMMGARCIISGIRPQIAQTIVALGIEFGDIPTNSSLADALRQALKEIALEAEDDLKGLL, from the coding sequence GTGACGGCTGAGACCAACACGCGCCTGCTGGTCGAGATATTGACCGCGCGGCGTGAGGACTTCCTCGCCCAGTGGACGAGGACGATCGGCGACGACCTCCAGGGCCGGCTGAGCCTGGCGGAACTGGGCTACGAACTCGGGGAACTGTACGAGGCCGTCCTCAAGGCCGTCTCCATCGGCGGGCTCGACGCCCGCGGGGAGCACTTCGGCGAGACGCGCAGCCTGCTGATCGAGCTCTCGCGCAACCGGGCCCGGCAGGGCTTCACACCCACCGAGACCGCGCGGAGCGTCTTCGCCCTCAAGGAGGTGCTGGAGCCCTCCCTCACCGGCGAGACCGCGTCCGCCCGCGCGTACCTCCAGTTCGCCCGGCTGCTGGACGACCTCGGGCTGCTGACGACCGAGGCGTACGTCCGCACCCGTGAGGAGATCATCTCCTCCCAGGCCGAGCAGCTCCTCGAACTCTCGACCCCGGTGGTCAAGCTGTGGGACGGGGTCGTCGGCGTACCGCTGGTCGGCACCCTCGACTCGGCCCGCACCCAGGTCGTCATGGAGAAGCTGCTCCAGACCCTGGTCGACACCGACTCCACGCACGCCATCATCGACATCACCGGTGTGCCCACGGTGGACACCCAGGTCGCCCAGCACCTGCTCAAGACCGTCGTCGCCGCCCGCATGATGGGCGCGCGGTGCATCATCTCCGGCATCCGCCCGCAGATCGCCCAGACGATCGTGGCCCTCGGCATCGAGTTCGGTGACATCCCCACCAACTCCTCCCTGGCCGACGCGCTCCGCCAGGCGCTGAAGGAGATCGCCCTGGAGGCCGAGGACGACCTGAAGGGTCTGCTGTGA
- a CDS encoding anti-sigma regulatory factor produces MKDFGAADLAAEVVQVASSSDVVAARQTVRTLSQRSGMSLVHQTKLVTAASELGRNMLIYGGGGVVRVATVMDGGRSGIFVEFRDQGPGIGDIELAMTDGWTSGNGMGLGLSGAKRLVDEFDIETGPSGTTVRIVKWGR; encoded by the coding sequence ATGAAAGACTTCGGCGCCGCGGACCTCGCGGCGGAAGTCGTGCAGGTCGCCAGCAGCAGCGATGTCGTCGCCGCGCGGCAGACGGTGCGCACCCTCTCCCAGCGCAGCGGCATGTCGCTCGTGCACCAGACGAAGCTGGTCACCGCGGCCAGCGAACTGGGCCGCAACATGCTGATATACGGCGGCGGTGGCGTGGTGCGGGTGGCGACCGTCATGGACGGGGGCCGCTCCGGCATCTTCGTGGAGTTCCGCGACCAGGGCCCGGGCATCGGGGACATCGAGCTGGCGATGACCGACGGCTGGACCTCGGGCAACGGCATGGGGCTCGGGCTGAGCGGCGCCAAGCGGCTCGTGGACGAGTTCGACATCGAGACGGGGCCGTCGGGCACCACGGTGCGCATTGTGAAGTGGGGCAGGTGA
- a CDS encoding carbohydrate ABC transporter permease, whose protein sequence is MVNTLAPERAGRPASRARPPGPGLAARARRRQTVVAYLFLAPVLLFFAVFLVLPLGFALLLSMSRWAGFDPGDIRPVGLDNFTGLFARGSTFLTPVLTNTVLFALGTVAVALAGSVLVATCVDRLRFQGLWRTLYFLPMVTTVVAVGNVWKYMYEPGGLVNGVLNALGLGSVAFLQDPRTALPAVVVVQAWASAGSAVLVLTAGLKSIPRSYYEAAELDGAGAGTVFRRITLPLLRPSLLFVCVTQFLTGLQSFALITVMTKGGPGDATAVAALEMYRQAFSYGDWGTASAAAFVLFVVVLVITLVQLWVFRRKGEDA, encoded by the coding sequence GTGGTGAACACGCTGGCCCCGGAGCGGGCCGGGCGTCCGGCGTCCCGCGCGCGGCCGCCGGGTCCCGGCCTCGCCGCGCGCGCCCGGCGCCGCCAGACGGTGGTCGCCTACCTCTTCCTGGCGCCGGTCCTGCTGTTCTTCGCGGTGTTCCTGGTGCTGCCGCTCGGCTTCGCGCTGCTGCTGTCGATGTCGCGCTGGGCCGGGTTCGACCCCGGGGACATCCGGCCGGTCGGCCTGGACAACTTCACGGGGCTGTTCGCGCGGGGATCGACGTTCCTGACGCCGGTCCTCACCAACACGGTGCTGTTCGCGCTGGGGACGGTGGCCGTCGCGCTCGCGGGTTCGGTGCTCGTCGCGACCTGCGTCGACCGGCTGCGGTTCCAGGGGCTGTGGCGGACGCTGTACTTCCTGCCGATGGTGACGACCGTGGTCGCCGTCGGCAATGTGTGGAAGTACATGTACGAGCCGGGCGGCCTCGTCAACGGCGTCCTCAACGCCCTCGGGCTCGGCTCGGTCGCCTTCCTCCAGGATCCGCGCACGGCGCTGCCCGCGGTGGTGGTCGTACAGGCGTGGGCCTCGGCGGGGTCGGCGGTCCTCGTCCTCACGGCGGGGCTGAAGTCGATCCCGCGCTCGTACTACGAGGCCGCGGAGCTGGACGGCGCCGGTGCCGGCACGGTCTTCCGGAGGATCACGCTGCCGTTGCTGCGGCCGTCGCTGCTGTTCGTGTGCGTCACCCAGTTCCTCACCGGGCTCCAGTCGTTCGCGCTGATCACGGTGATGACCAAGGGCGGCCCCGGGGACGCCACGGCGGTGGCGGCGCTGGAGATGTACCGGCAGGCGTTCTCGTACGGCGACTGGGGCACGGCGAGCGCGGCGGCGTTCGTGCTGTTCGTGGTGGTGCTGGTGATCACGCTGGTGCAGCTGTGGGTGTTCCGGCGCAAGGGGGAGGACGCGTGA
- a CDS encoding ATP-binding protein encodes MTPGPVGHEVFTIALREGSDVIALRRCTQSVCRAAGLTGSPLVRMTTVVSEAGESLLGAPGLTARLCLEESGTAVLAVRFGWLDASRPPARLLAAATHLLDDSRLRVAPDDGGQELVLAQRTPTPPAALGELALELRGRLGGDDSRADLVEALRTQNHQLLAALEESQRQQEELQRLNAELEETNAGVMALYSELTSELQATNSGVVALYAELEDKTRQLELAHEYKTRFWANVSHELRSPVNSVIALARLLLDSRAEPLTDEQRQQISLVQASGSTLLALVDELLDVAKAESGRLEPQPAVTDLRALLHQLRGTLRGTTQPGVVLRIPDHDQRAPLVTDEVMLTRVLRNVLSNALKFTVEGSVELGVTEREDEHGPRFVFRVRDTGVGIPADELDRVFEEFYQVRGPHQRGRAGTGLGLPYARRLTELLKGTLTLDSAVGQGTQVVIDIPALPPQASRETAAVVGSVLVVDDDETWLPGFRALLAELAGSVIVLTDGGAAVAAVERERPDVVVLDLNMPGASGYRIRRQLAARPATAQVPVIVVTALEPADVDHARLAPVRAVLNKSRLTSAILAAALGQDENVAAVRRTPADSPPPPPAEERR; translated from the coding sequence ATGACCCCGGGCCCGGTCGGCCATGAGGTGTTCACGATCGCTCTGCGGGAGGGGAGCGACGTGATCGCCCTGCGCCGGTGCACCCAGTCGGTGTGCCGGGCCGCGGGGCTGACCGGCAGCCCGCTGGTACGGATGACCACCGTGGTGAGCGAGGCCGGGGAAAGCCTCCTGGGCGCACCGGGGCTCACCGCGCGGCTCTGCCTGGAGGAGTCCGGCACCGCCGTACTGGCCGTACGCTTCGGCTGGCTGGACGCCTCGCGGCCGCCGGCCCGTCTGCTCGCCGCCGCCACGCACCTGCTGGACGACAGCCGGCTGCGGGTCGCGCCGGACGACGGCGGCCAGGAACTCGTGCTGGCCCAACGCACCCCCACGCCGCCCGCGGCCCTCGGTGAACTGGCCCTCGAACTGCGCGGCAGGCTCGGCGGCGACGATTCCAGGGCCGACCTGGTCGAGGCCCTGCGCACCCAGAACCACCAGCTGCTGGCCGCCCTGGAGGAGTCCCAGCGCCAGCAGGAGGAACTCCAGCGCCTCAACGCCGAACTGGAGGAGACGAACGCCGGTGTCATGGCGCTGTACTCCGAGCTGACGAGCGAACTCCAGGCCACCAACAGCGGGGTGGTCGCGCTCTACGCCGAACTGGAGGACAAGACCCGGCAGCTCGAACTCGCCCATGAGTACAAGACCCGCTTCTGGGCCAACGTCAGCCATGAGCTGCGCTCCCCGGTGAACTCGGTCATCGCCCTGGCCCGGCTGCTGCTGGACTCCCGGGCGGAGCCGCTGACCGACGAGCAGCGCCAGCAGATCTCGCTCGTCCAGGCATCGGGCAGCACCCTGCTCGCCCTCGTGGACGAACTGCTCGACGTCGCCAAGGCGGAGTCCGGCCGACTGGAGCCCCAGCCCGCCGTGACCGATCTGCGGGCGCTGCTGCACCAGTTGCGCGGCACGCTGAGGGGCACCACACAGCCCGGTGTCGTCCTGCGCATCCCGGACCACGACCAGCGGGCGCCCCTGGTCACCGACGAGGTCATGCTGACCCGGGTGCTGCGCAACGTGCTGTCGAACGCGCTGAAGTTCACCGTCGAGGGCTCGGTCGAACTCGGCGTCACCGAACGGGAGGACGAGCACGGGCCGCGCTTCGTCTTCCGCGTCCGGGACACCGGTGTCGGGATACCGGCCGACGAACTCGACCGGGTCTTCGAGGAGTTCTACCAGGTACGGGGTCCGCACCAGCGGGGCCGGGCGGGCACCGGCCTCGGACTGCCCTACGCCCGCCGCCTGACCGAACTGCTGAAGGGCACGCTGACGCTCGACAGCGCGGTGGGACAGGGCACCCAGGTGGTCATCGACATCCCGGCCCTTCCCCCGCAGGCGTCACGGGAGACGGCGGCCGTGGTGGGGTCCGTGCTGGTCGTCGACGACGACGAGACATGGCTGCCCGGCTTCCGGGCCCTGCTGGCGGAACTCGCCGGGTCCGTCATCGTGCTCACCGACGGCGGCGCCGCCGTCGCCGCCGTCGAGCGTGAGCGGCCGGACGTCGTCGTACTCGACCTCAACATGCCCGGCGCGAGCGGATACCGGATCCGGCGGCAACTGGCCGCCCGTCCGGCCACCGCCCAGGTGCCCGTGATCGTCGTCACCGCGCTGGAACCCGCCGACGTGGACCACGCGCGTCTCGCCCCGGTCCGCGCCGTGCTGAACAAGTCCCGCCTCACCTCGGCGATCCTCGCCGCGGCTCTGGGGCAGGACGAGAACGTGGCGGCCGTCCGACGCACGCCCGCCGATTCTCCGCCGCCACCCCCCGCCGAGGAACGTCGATGA
- a CDS encoding STAS domain-containing protein, whose translation MTERVPVLKIGETLLVSIQTDLEDQMVMDLQEDLSNRIVDTGAKGVVIDISALEIVDSFVGRMLATNASISRVLGAETIVVGMRPAVAMTLVELGLSLNGVRTALNLERGLKLLRRLSAERA comes from the coding sequence GTGACCGAGCGCGTTCCCGTCCTCAAGATCGGCGAGACCCTTTTGGTCTCCATCCAGACGGATCTCGAGGACCAGATGGTGATGGACCTCCAGGAGGATCTGTCCAACCGGATCGTCGACACGGGGGCCAAGGGGGTCGTCATCGACATCTCGGCCCTGGAGATCGTGGACTCGTTCGTGGGCCGCATGCTGGCCACCAACGCCTCGATCTCCCGGGTCCTCGGCGCCGAGACCATCGTCGTCGGCATGCGGCCCGCCGTCGCCATGACCCTCGTCGAGCTGGGGCTGTCCCTCAACGGCGTCCGTACCGCTCTCAACCTGGAGCGGGGTCTGAAACTTCTGCGGCGCCTCAGCGCAGAACGCGCATGA
- a CDS encoding ATP-binding protein, with translation MEDGSSLKAVGWARTLPLNSGAKAARDWTRAHLETLGWTRTAPELVDSIVLTVSELVTNAHVHARSTAQLILTWDNGCLHVTVHDSDSRLPQQRQPGADALGGRGLLLVDALAHDWEIHRCPRGKDVMACFRPPAPPKATQDA, from the coding sequence ATGGAAGACGGGTCTTCGTTGAAGGCTGTGGGCTGGGCCCGCACCCTGCCCCTGAACAGCGGGGCGAAGGCGGCCAGGGACTGGACGCGCGCGCATCTGGAGACGCTCGGCTGGACCCGGACCGCTCCGGAGCTGGTGGATTCGATCGTGCTGACCGTCTCCGAGCTGGTGACCAATGCCCACGTCCACGCCCGCAGCACGGCGCAGCTGATCCTCACCTGGGACAACGGCTGCCTCCATGTGACGGTGCACGACTCCGATTCCCGCCTCCCCCAGCAACGGCAGCCCGGCGCCGACGCGTTGGGCGGGCGCGGTCTGCTCCTCGTCGACGCCCTCGCCCATGACTGGGAGATCCACCGCTGCCCCCGCGGCAAGGACGTCATGGCGTGCTTCCGGCCACCCGCGCCCCCGAAAGCGACTCAAGATGCTTGA
- a CDS encoding ATP-binding SpoIIE family protein phosphatase: protein MGQVTSTFVAEAGDVCWLRADVALAAAARHQGAQLARGVHLSAEHTARLELCVTEMATNLLKHAHDGALALRVVRARGRAAVECLSLDSGPGIEDVPRALRDGTSATGTLGIGLGAIGRLADESGVHSLRGRGTVLYARFWAGAADGAAPDPVATGGLTRPISGEQVCGDSWAVRAVIGHGCGALSLMMCDGLGHGPLAARAADRAREAFRDSRHMDPAAVLEDVHRGLRGTRGAAVAIALVDLGAERVRLSGAGNISALVATESTRSGLLSLPGIVGVQLPRPRTFEAAFPPGSALVMHSDGLSDRWKPADFPGLFAQDPSLVAAQILNQAAVRRDDAGIVVAVRGQRP, encoded by the coding sequence GTGGGGCAGGTGACCAGCACCTTCGTCGCCGAGGCCGGCGATGTCTGCTGGCTGCGCGCGGACGTCGCGCTCGCGGCCGCCGCACGTCACCAGGGGGCCCAGCTCGCCCGTGGCGTCCACCTCTCCGCCGAGCACACGGCCCGGCTGGAGCTGTGCGTCACGGAGATGGCGACCAATCTGCTCAAGCACGCCCACGACGGCGCGCTCGCCCTGCGGGTGGTGCGCGCTCGCGGCCGGGCGGCCGTGGAGTGCCTCTCCCTCGACAGCGGGCCCGGCATCGAGGACGTCCCCCGGGCACTGCGTGACGGCACGTCCGCCACCGGCACCCTGGGCATCGGCCTGGGCGCCATCGGGCGGCTGGCCGACGAGTCCGGGGTGCACTCCCTGCGCGGGCGCGGCACGGTCCTCTACGCGCGTTTCTGGGCGGGCGCGGCCGACGGGGCGGCGCCGGACCCGGTGGCGACCGGCGGGCTGACGCGTCCGATCAGCGGTGAGCAGGTGTGCGGGGACTCCTGGGCCGTGCGCGCGGTCATCGGTCACGGCTGCGGGGCACTGTCGCTGATGATGTGCGACGGACTCGGGCACGGGCCGCTCGCGGCACGGGCCGCCGACCGGGCCCGGGAGGCGTTCCGCGACAGCCGTCACATGGATCCGGCGGCCGTACTGGAGGACGTGCACCGCGGCCTGCGCGGGACGCGCGGGGCGGCCGTGGCGATCGCCCTGGTCGACCTGGGCGCGGAGCGGGTGCGGCTGAGCGGGGCGGGCAACATCAGCGCGCTGGTCGCCACCGAGAGCACCCGGAGCGGACTGCTGTCCCTCCCGGGGATCGTGGGCGTGCAACTGCCCCGCCCGCGCACCTTCGAGGCCGCGTTCCCGCCCGGGTCCGCCCTCGTCATGCACTCCGACGGCCTCAGCGACCGCTGGAAGCCGGCGGACTTCCCCGGGCTGTTCGCCCAGGATCCCTCGCTGGTCGCCGCGCAGATCCTCAACCAGGCCGCCGTACGCAGGGACGACGCCGGGATCGTCGTCGCCGTGCGCGGGCAGCGGCCATGA
- a CDS encoding GNAT family N-acetyltransferase, producing the protein MTSTPLFDREIRGFRAGDGPSLVAAWCRSAPADPITPDRFRTLVLLDANFDPEGLRVAVAGGRVLGAAYAVRRLTPLHGTDLEPQQGWIPFFFVDPAARGQGLGRLLLTDALDWLRAQGRTTVDFSSYTPHYILPGLDAETCPEAAKLLDALGFRTLYEAAAMDRSLVGHRMPDAVARRRDELADRGYRFGTPADDDLVELIALAGNHFTPDWARAIRECLAAGAPLDRIVTAREPGGRLVGWAMHGAYESAIERFGPFGVLAQARGTGLGKVLLHLVLARMRARGAHGAWFLWTGERSPAGRLYRAAGFTTTRVFRVLRRETPR; encoded by the coding sequence ATGACGTCAACTCCCCTCTTCGACAGGGAGATTCGGGGGTTCCGGGCGGGTGACGGGCCGTCGCTCGTGGCCGCCTGGTGCCGGAGCGCACCGGCCGATCCGATCACCCCGGACCGCTTCCGCACCCTCGTCCTGCTCGACGCCAACTTCGACCCCGAGGGCCTCCGGGTCGCCGTGGCCGGCGGGCGCGTCCTCGGCGCCGCTTACGCGGTACGCCGGCTGACCCCGCTGCACGGCACCGACCTGGAGCCGCAGCAGGGCTGGATCCCGTTCTTCTTCGTCGATCCCGCCGCGCGCGGGCAGGGGCTCGGCCGCCTGCTGCTGACGGATGCCCTCGACTGGCTGCGCGCCCAGGGCCGTACCACCGTGGACTTCTCCTCCTACACGCCGCACTACATCCTCCCCGGCCTGGACGCCGAGACCTGTCCGGAGGCCGCGAAGCTCCTGGACGCGCTCGGGTTCCGGACGCTGTACGAGGCGGCAGCGATGGACCGCTCGCTGGTCGGCCACCGGATGCCGGACGCCGTCGCCCGGCGCCGGGACGAACTCGCCGACCGGGGCTACCGGTTCGGCACCCCGGCCGACGACGACCTGGTGGAGCTGATCGCGCTCGCCGGGAACCACTTCACCCCGGACTGGGCGCGCGCGATCCGGGAGTGCCTGGCGGCCGGTGCCCCGCTGGACCGGATCGTGACCGCCCGGGAGCCCGGGGGGCGGCTGGTGGGGTGGGCGATGCACGGGGCGTACGAGTCGGCGATCGAGCGGTTCGGGCCGTTCGGGGTGCTGGCACAGGCGCGCGGCACCGGGCTCGGCAAGGTCCTGCTCCATCTGGTCCTGGCCCGGATGCGGGCGCGCGGCGCGCACGGGGCGTGGTTCCTGTGGACCGGCGAGCGGTCACCGGCGGGCCGTCTCTACCGTGCCGCCGGGTTCACCACGACCCGGGTGTTCCGGGTACTGCGCCGGGAGACCCCCCGGTGA